In a genomic window of Styela clava chromosome 11, kaStyClav1.hap1.2, whole genome shotgun sequence:
- the LOC120347705 gene encoding mitotic spindle assembly checkpoint protein MAD2A-like, with the protein MPPTQQASLNKITLKGSAAIVSEFFYYGINSILYQRGIYPAEMFTREKKYGLTILVCTDDKIKEYLEENVCPQLTEWLEQGVVNRLVVVIKDVDTKEPLERWQFEIDCDKTVTSKDGEKNHKTKEIAEIHKEICAVIRQITATVTFLPLLETVCSFDVLFYTSHDAENISPKLEESSAFLITDSQEVKLRSFNTTVHKVEGAVSYKFNTIR; encoded by the exons ATGCCTCCAACTCAACAGGCTTCACTGAATAAAATAACGCTAAAAGGATCAGCAGCAATTGTTTCCGAATTTTTCT ACTATGGAATCAACAGCATTTTATATCAACGTGGAATATATCCAGCGGAAATGTTTACCAGAGAGAAAAAATATGGACTGACCATACTTGTTTGCACAGATGACAAGATTAAAGAATATTTGGAGGAAAATGTTTGTCCACAATTAACCG AATGGTTAGAACAAGGTGTTGTCAACAGGCTTGTTGTCGTTATAAAAGATGTTGACACAAAGGAACCACTTGAAAGATGGCAGTTTGAAATAGATTGTGACAAGACAGTAACTTCTAAAGATGGAGAAAAGAATCACAA AACCAAGGAAATTGCAGAGATTCATAAAGAAATATGTGCTGTAATCAGACAAATAACAGCTACGGTTACATTCTTGCCTCTCTTGGAAACTGTCT GTTCTTTCGATGTTCTGTTTTACACAAGTCATGATGCTGAAAATATATCACCAAAGTTGGAGGAAAGCAGTGCTTTCTTGATCACCGACTCTCAAGAAGTGAAACTGAGATCATTCAACACTACAGTTCATAAAGTTGAGGGGGCTGTGTCATACAAGTTTAATACCATCCGATGA